In one Polaribacter sp. ALD11 genomic region, the following are encoded:
- the uvrA gene encoding excinuclease ABC subunit UvrA: MKKDLSTVNPKENIIIKGAKLHNLKNIDVVIPRNKLVVITGLSGSGKSSLAFDTLYAEGQRRYVESLSSYARQFLGKLHKPKVDYIKGIAPAIAIEQKVNSTNPRSTVGTSTEIYDYIKLLFARIGKTYSPISGDEVKKDTVSDVVKFIKKFNDKTKLLLLAPVIIDENRDLKTVLQVLEQQGYARLKWNDTVYKISDFPQEEFKEEPLLLVVDRVVTKDDEDFYNRLADAIQTAFFEGKGICFIENLADNKVTEFSNKFALDGLTFLEPNTHLFSFNNPYGACPTCEGYGNVIGIDEDLVIPNTGLSIMEDAIFPFKTPSYIHYKEDLIAVAYQFDIPIHKPWFQLSEVQKELVWEGNKSFHGIHHFFSVLEEKSYKIQNRVMLSRYRGKTKCTTCHGKRLRDETNYVKINEKNISDLVALPLDELAVFFNNLKLDKYEEKIGKRLLTEINNRLQFLTDVGLNYLTINRTSNTLSGGESQRINLATSLGSSLVGSMYILDEPSIGLHPKDTERLIGVLKDLRDLGNTVIVVEHDEDIMREADYIVDIGPEAGTFGGHVVAEGNFKEILKSDSLTAKYLNEDLKIEVPKKRRTSVNKIEIIGAREHNLQNIDVTFLLNCLSVITGVSGSGKSTLVKKILYPTMQKKLVGYGEKIGQHTAVKGNFETIKHVEFIDQNPIGRSSRSNPVTYIKAYDDIRALYSNQKLSGIRNYKPKHFSFNVEGGRCEVCKGEGEVTIEMQFMADVHLECDVCNGKRFKKEVLEVKFDGKSIDDILNLTIDDAVAFFSENLVTKIANKLKPLQDVGLGYVQLGQSSSTLSGGEAQRIKLASFLVKGNTKDKALFIFDEPTTGLHFHDIKKLLASFNALIDRGHSIVVIEHNIELIKCADYIIDLGLEGGKNGGNLIFQGTPEELAKNKESYTAKYLAEKL, from the coding sequence ATGAAGAAAGATCTTTCAACAGTAAATCCTAAAGAAAACATCATTATAAAAGGAGCAAAACTCCATAATTTAAAGAATATTGATGTTGTAATTCCTAGAAATAAATTAGTAGTAATTACAGGACTTTCTGGTTCTGGTAAATCTTCTTTGGCCTTCGATACACTATATGCAGAAGGGCAAAGGCGTTATGTAGAAAGTTTAAGTTCGTATGCAAGACAGTTCTTAGGAAAGCTACACAAACCAAAAGTAGATTATATAAAAGGGATTGCTCCTGCAATTGCAATTGAGCAAAAAGTAAACTCTACAAATCCGCGTTCTACGGTTGGTACTTCGACAGAAATTTACGATTATATAAAATTATTATTTGCAAGAATTGGTAAAACCTACTCGCCTATTTCTGGTGATGAAGTTAAAAAAGATACCGTTTCTGATGTTGTGAAGTTTATAAAAAAATTTAACGATAAAACAAAACTCTTACTACTTGCACCTGTTATTATTGATGAAAATCGCGATTTAAAAACTGTTTTACAAGTTTTAGAGCAACAAGGCTATGCACGTTTAAAATGGAATGATACCGTTTATAAAATTTCAGATTTCCCTCAGGAAGAATTTAAAGAAGAACCTTTGCTTTTGGTAGTTGATAGAGTTGTTACTAAAGACGATGAAGATTTTTACAACCGTTTAGCAGATGCTATTCAAACCGCTTTTTTTGAAGGAAAAGGAATTTGCTTTATCGAAAACTTAGCAGATAATAAAGTTACTGAGTTTAGTAATAAATTTGCTTTAGACGGACTTACATTTTTAGAACCAAACACACATTTATTCAGTTTTAATAATCCCTATGGTGCTTGCCCAACTTGCGAAGGTTACGGAAATGTAATTGGTATTGATGAAGATTTAGTGATTCCAAATACAGGTTTATCTATTATGGAAGACGCTATTTTCCCTTTTAAAACACCTTCTTATATTCATTATAAAGAAGATTTAATAGCTGTTGCGTATCAATTTGATATTCCAATTCATAAACCTTGGTTTCAATTATCAGAAGTACAAAAAGAATTGGTTTGGGAAGGAAATAAATCTTTTCATGGTATTCATCACTTCTTTTCAGTTTTAGAAGAAAAAAGTTATAAAATACAGAATAGAGTGATGCTTTCTCGCTATCGAGGAAAAACAAAATGTACGACCTGTCATGGAAAACGTCTAAGAGATGAAACCAACTATGTAAAAATAAATGAGAAGAACATTTCTGATTTAGTAGCACTTCCTTTAGATGAATTGGCAGTATTTTTCAATAACCTAAAGTTAGACAAATACGAAGAAAAAATAGGAAAACGTTTGTTGACAGAAATCAATAATAGATTGCAATTCTTAACAGATGTTGGTTTAAATTATTTAACCATCAACAGAACCTCCAACACACTTTCTGGTGGTGAAAGTCAGCGTATAAATTTAGCCACTTCTTTAGGGAGTTCTTTGGTCGGTTCTATGTATATTTTAGATGAACCAAGTATTGGTTTACACCCAAAAGATACCGAAAGATTGATTGGTGTTTTAAAAGACTTACGTGATCTAGGAAACACCGTAATTGTGGTAGAACATGATGAGGATATCATGAGAGAAGCAGATTATATTGTAGATATTGGTCCAGAAGCAGGTACTTTTGGCGGACATGTAGTTGCGGAAGGAAATTTTAAAGAAATTTTAAAATCAGATTCTTTAACGGCTAAGTATCTAAACGAAGATTTAAAGATTGAAGTTCCTAAAAAACGAAGAACATCTGTAAATAAAATAGAAATTATTGGTGCAAGAGAACATAATTTACAAAATATAGATGTTACGTTTCTATTAAACTGCTTGTCTGTAATTACCGGAGTTTCTGGTTCTGGAAAAAGTACATTGGTCAAGAAAATACTCTATCCAACAATGCAAAAAAAGCTAGTTGGTTATGGAGAGAAAATTGGACAACACACCGCAGTAAAAGGAAATTTCGAGACTATAAAACATGTAGAATTTATAGATCAAAATCCTATAGGGCGTTCATCTCGCTCTAACCCTGTAACATATATTAAAGCGTATGATGATATTCGTGCGTTGTATTCGAATCAGAAATTATCTGGCATTAGAAACTACAAACCAAAACATTTTTCTTTTAATGTAGAAGGGGGTCGTTGTGAAGTGTGTAAAGGTGAGGGTGAAGTAACCATCGAGATGCAATTTATGGCAGATGTGCATTTAGAATGTGATGTTTGTAACGGAAAGCGTTTCAAAAAAGAAGTTTTAGAAGTAAAGTTTGATGGAAAATCTATTGATGATATTTTAAACTTAACCATTGACGATGCAGTTGCATTTTTCTCAGAAAATTTGGTGACAAAAATCGCAAATAAACTAAAACCTTTGCAAGATGTTGGTTTGGGGTATGTGCAATTAGGGCAATCTTCTTCTACCCTTTCTGGTGGTGAAGCACAGCGTATAAAATTAGCGTCATTTTTAGTCAAAGGAAATACAAAAGACAAAGCGTTGTTTATTTTTGATGAACCTACAACAGGTTTGCATTTTCACGATATCAAAAAATTATTAGCTAGTTTTAATGCGTTAATAGATCGCGGACATTCTATTGTTGTCATCGAACATAATATAGAATTGATTAAATGTGCAGATTATATAATTGATTTAGGCTTAGAAGGTGGAAAAAATGGTGGAAACCTAATTTTTCAAGGAACGCCAGAAGAGTTAGCCAAAAATAAGGAATCTTATACGGCTAAATATTTAGCGGAAAAATTGTAG
- the bcp gene encoding thioredoxin-dependent thiol peroxidase: MTSLKIGDKAPQFEAKDNAGNTVKLGDYSGKKLVLFFYPKASTPGCTNEACDLRDNYQSFLEKGYDVLGVSADSAKRQQNWINKHELPFPLLADEDKAVIEAFNVWGPKKFMGKEYDGIHRTTFVIDEKGIIEEVISKVKTKAHAAQILD, from the coding sequence ATGACATCATTAAAAATAGGAGATAAAGCTCCGCAATTTGAGGCAAAAGACAATGCAGGAAATACAGTTAAATTAGGCGATTATTCTGGTAAGAAATTAGTTTTATTCTTCTATCCAAAAGCAAGTACGCCTGGTTGCACAAATGAAGCATGTGATTTACGTGACAATTATCAATCTTTTTTAGAAAAAGGATATGACGTTTTAGGAGTAAGTGCAGATTCTGCTAAAAGACAACAAAACTGGATTAATAAACACGAATTACCTTTTCCGCTTTTAGCAGACGAAGACAAAGCTGTAATAGAAGCTTTTAATGTTTGGGGGCCAAAGAAGTTTATGGGAAAAGAGTATGATGGTATTCACAGAACTACTTTTGTAATTGATGAAAAAGGAATTATTGAAGAGGTAATTTCTAAAGTAAAAACGAAAGCACACGCAGCTCAGATATTAGATTAA
- a CDS encoding response regulator transcription factor has product MIKKPLRIVVSDDNRFFCDALKDSLNIHEELNVIETFTTLKKLIEFTSSHNLDVLILDVNFNGQCSLDYIEKIKPVHKNFKIIALTTMNNNFIKEKAINNGVDFFVGKDGNLESFKEVILNCYVEEPVKNNKIYSKINIDNYTFTKRKLEILQALYFHSDKNEKELSAILNITESSLKSHKRDLFEITHTKSTPELIKFGIQKGLIVA; this is encoded by the coding sequence ATGATTAAAAAGCCACTAAGAATTGTTGTTTCAGATGATAATCGTTTTTTTTGTGATGCCTTAAAAGACAGCCTAAACATTCATGAAGAATTGAATGTTATAGAAACATTTACAACATTAAAAAAACTCATAGAGTTTACGAGTTCCCATAATTTAGATGTTTTAATTTTAGATGTAAATTTTAACGGACAATGCTCTTTAGATTATATTGAAAAAATAAAGCCAGTACATAAAAACTTTAAAATTATTGCATTAACAACAATGAATAACAACTTCATAAAAGAAAAGGCAATAAATAATGGTGTAGACTTTTTTGTAGGAAAAGATGGAAACCTAGAAAGTTTTAAAGAAGTTATCCTAAATTGTTATGTTGAAGAACCAGTAAAGAACAATAAAATTTATTCAAAAATAAATATTGATAATTATACATTTACAAAACGTAAATTAGAAATTTTACAAGCTTTGTATTTTCATTCTGATAAAAATGAAAAAGAACTTTCTGCAATATTAAATATTACAGAAAGTTCTTTAAAATCTCATAAGAGAGATTTATTTGAAATTACACACACTAAAAGTACTCCAGAACTCATAAAATTCGGAATTCAAAAAGGTTTAATTGTAGCTTAA
- a CDS encoding T9SS type A sorting domain-containing protein, protein MRKKLFFICLCMCLFQIQSSNAQWEIVGEDYEGDQQNQQLEVDGNGNVYLAYTTDNINDNGGKITVKKRDALSGNWEIAGNAKFSSGYASDLSLAIYNNVPYLAYKDGVTKATVVKLVESTWVTVGAADFTSNSAKSLDLAIDNLGIPYVAYSDGANSSKTTVKKFDDITSTWITVGNIGFTAGNTAFNSLAIDSNNVVYVAYQMTGTDYSRRAYVSRFNGTSWEFVKTANLEYASLKTYTANLSLAIDSDNKLFLALSEGGGLGGENVVLSHDGTAWSYYGSNYGENVDQIDLVIGNDNVLYEVYRDNGNSKTNIVYNDPTNPSWSFINPTLPNAVNDFAYGQQIAVDSNGNLFIAYQDSEFNKGKTSVYKFSKTPYANWTNVSADTSTDFSFSNEVEVLNSAISPNGVPYISYLDNNKITVAKFDGTEWISVGIPNFETTGFARFLEEESGVFVDRNNVPYVFFNYLENAPDFNNQGPPSDFPVFKLLKFDGTNWVAATPTEEVGSGGNGMFSVDNNNNIYFASTTYDFSSGPPIISTNIQKYNGTIWTTLDNTLTSPVVTILNDSNDSLYVGTWSYEDEEYSLFKFNGVSLEILGTALRISSFDPSENPVTMKLDSNNVPYISYLEDNKVVIKKINATSDGWDDINVVDLPINIKGLSFDLDTADIPYVVYKENNNETSVRKFDAANSTWNLLGISNFTFGGANNLNITLDNNNIPYVIYKDESKAGQPRIFSYLTNTEVTGTGTTLAWNDPTIWGDGTVPTKTSRVTIPAGKTVIINDVTSAVAGSITIEGVLEFNSSSTSSSTLITQTDPIGKIAFKRDVLGDKKWHVVAAPLTQNKDIFASNNALESGQGNNRGIGFYNDGNTDWTYYQDGTTSSGDFNFGDAYSVLLSDTSELQLEGSATASPVHKVLSKNTTGWNLVGNPYLAFLPINVSGNATNNMLDNNDAVFQPGFKSLYLWNNATEDYTVVNQANTTTTFVSPGQGFFINAKNNGDIFKIDPTMRSHETAVFFKSSSSSFVIELEARKDDVVKKSQIKYLENSTKGLDEGYDAGQFSGGLTSKSAIRLFTKLVEDTSDLDIDLALQVLPTSNYEEMVIPIGLEVKNTVEVTLKATISQLPADYKVFLEDKKEHKFYRLDTASKGYTTEVTTSDKKERFYLHTTTKDLTKSLGIVNDNLLNTTVFVAAENILKVNGLNSKNTRLEIYNLLGKQVFTKNLQDTKVGIDLNGFAKGFYIVKLKSKTQNEITKKIIIK, encoded by the coding sequence ATGAGGAAAAAATTATTTTTTATCTGCTTATGTATGTGTTTATTTCAAATACAAAGTAGTAATGCTCAATGGGAAATTGTTGGGGAAGATTACGAAGGTGATCAACAAAATCAACAACTAGAAGTTGATGGAAACGGTAATGTTTATCTTGCTTACACTACAGATAACATTAATGACAATGGAGGTAAAATAACAGTAAAGAAAAGAGATGCTTTATCTGGAAATTGGGAAATTGCAGGAAATGCCAAGTTTTCTTCTGGTTATGCATCAGATTTAAGTTTAGCAATTTATAATAATGTACCTTATTTAGCTTATAAAGATGGTGTTACTAAAGCTACTGTCGTAAAATTAGTTGAATCTACTTGGGTTACTGTTGGTGCTGCAGATTTTACATCTAATAGTGCAAAATCACTTGATTTAGCAATAGATAATTTAGGTATTCCTTATGTTGCTTATTCAGATGGCGCTAATTCTAGTAAAACGACTGTAAAGAAGTTTGACGATATAACTTCTACATGGATTACAGTTGGAAATATCGGTTTTACTGCTGGTAACACAGCTTTTAATAGTTTAGCCATTGATAGTAACAATGTAGTCTATGTTGCATATCAAATGACAGGAACAGATTATTCGAGGAGAGCTTATGTTTCTCGTTTTAACGGTACTTCTTGGGAGTTTGTAAAAACAGCAAATTTAGAGTATGCGTCACTTAAAACCTATACAGCAAATTTAAGTCTGGCTATAGATAGTGATAATAAACTTTTTTTAGCTTTAAGTGAAGGTGGTGGCCTTGGTGGAGAAAATGTTGTGTTGTCGCATGATGGAACAGCTTGGTCTTATTACGGAAGTAATTATGGAGAGAATGTTGATCAAATAGATTTAGTTATAGGAAATGACAATGTGCTTTATGAAGTCTATAGAGACAACGGGAATAGTAAAACAAATATAGTTTATAATGATCCTACAAACCCGAGTTGGAGTTTTATCAATCCAACATTACCGAACGCTGTTAATGATTTTGCGTACGGGCAACAAATAGCGGTAGACAGTAATGGCAATCTTTTTATCGCGTATCAAGATAGCGAATTTAATAAAGGCAAAACTTCAGTTTATAAGTTTAGTAAAACTCCTTATGCGAATTGGACCAATGTTAGTGCAGATACTTCTACAGATTTTTCCTTTAGCAATGAAGTAGAAGTTCTAAACTCAGCTATAAGCCCAAACGGTGTGCCTTATATAAGTTATTTAGATAACAATAAAATTACAGTAGCAAAATTTGATGGTACAGAATGGATTTCTGTAGGCATACCAAATTTTGAAACAACTGGATTTGCAAGGTTCCTTGAAGAAGAATCAGGTGTTTTTGTAGATCGGAATAATGTACCTTATGTCTTTTTTAATTATTTAGAAAATGCACCAGATTTTAACAATCAAGGTCCTCCAAGTGATTTTCCTGTATTTAAATTATTGAAATTTGATGGAACAAACTGGGTTGCAGCTACACCAACAGAAGAAGTAGGTAGTGGTGGTAATGGAATGTTTTCTGTTGACAACAATAATAATATTTATTTTGCTAGTACAACCTATGATTTCAGTTCTGGCCCTCCTATTATTTCTACTAACATACAAAAGTATAATGGTACTATTTGGACAACTTTAGACAATACGCTTACATCTCCTGTAGTTACTATTTTAAATGATAGTAATGATAGCCTTTATGTTGGAACTTGGTCCTATGAAGATGAAGAATATTCTTTATTTAAGTTTAATGGAGTATCATTAGAAATTTTAGGTACTGCTTTACGAATAAGTAGTTTTGATCCTTCTGAAAACCCAGTTACTATGAAATTAGATAGTAATAATGTACCCTATATTTCTTATTTAGAAGATAACAAAGTGGTCATTAAAAAAATAAATGCTACAAGTGATGGTTGGGATGATATTAATGTTGTGGATTTACCAATAAATATAAAGGGACTAAGTTTTGATTTAGATACTGCAGATATACCTTATGTTGTTTATAAAGAGAATAATAATGAAACATCTGTAAGAAAATTTGATGCTGCAAACTCAACATGGAATTTGTTAGGTATTTCAAACTTTACTTTTGGTGGGGCAAATAATTTAAATATTACTTTAGATAATAATAACATTCCTTATGTAATTTATAAAGATGAAAGTAAAGCAGGTCAACCAAGAATTTTCTCTTATTTAACAAATACAGAAGTTACTGGTACAGGAACAACACTTGCTTGGAATGATCCTACAATTTGGGGAGATGGTACCGTACCAACTAAAACAAGTAGAGTTACTATTCCTGCAGGCAAAACTGTAATTATAAATGATGTAACTAGTGCTGTTGCAGGTAGCATAACTATTGAAGGTGTTTTAGAATTTAACTCTAGCAGCACAAGTAGTAGTACTTTAATTACACAAACAGACCCTATTGGAAAAATAGCATTTAAACGAGACGTTCTTGGAGATAAAAAATGGCATGTTGTCGCAGCACCCTTAACCCAAAATAAAGATATTTTTGCTAGTAATAATGCATTGGAATCTGGTCAAGGTAATAATAGAGGAATTGGCTTTTACAATGATGGAAATACTGATTGGACTTATTATCAAGATGGAACAACTAGTTCTGGGGATTTTAATTTTGGTGATGCATACAGTGTTTTATTAAGTGATACAAGTGAGTTGCAATTAGAAGGATCTGCTACTGCGAGTCCTGTTCATAAAGTGCTTTCTAAAAATACCACTGGTTGGAATTTAGTAGGAAATCCTTATTTAGCATTTTTACCTATAAATGTTTCGGGTAATGCAACCAATAATATGTTAGATAACAATGACGCTGTTTTTCAACCAGGATTTAAATCTTTGTATTTATGGAACAATGCTACCGAAGATTATACAGTAGTAAATCAAGCAAATACAACTACAACCTTTGTGTCTCCTGGTCAAGGATTTTTTATAAACGCAAAAAATAATGGAGATATATTTAAAATAGATCCAACAATGCGTAGTCATGAAACGGCGGTTTTCTTTAAATCTTCTTCGAGTTCTTTTGTGATAGAATTAGAAGCAAGAAAAGACGATGTTGTTAAAAAGAGTCAAATTAAGTACCTTGAAAATTCAACCAAAGGTTTAGATGAAGGTTATGATGCGGGTCAATTCTCTGGAGGATTAACAAGTAAAAGTGCTATTAGATTGTTTACTAAATTAGTAGAAGATACCTCAGACTTAGATATCGATTTGGCTTTACAAGTACTACCTACGTCAAATTATGAAGAGATGGTAATTCCTATTGGTTTAGAAGTTAAAAATACGGTTGAGGTTACTTTAAAAGCAACTATTTCTCAATTACCAGCAGATTACAAAGTGTTTTTAGAGGATAAAAAGGAACATAAATTTTATCGATTAGATACTGCTTCAAAAGGCTATACTACAGAAGTTACAACTAGTGATAAAAAAGAGCGTTTTTATCTACATACTACAACTAAAGATTTAACGAAGTCTTTAGGCATTGTAAATGATAACCTCTTAAATACAACTGTATTTGTTGCTGCAGAAAATATTTTAAAAGTGAATGGCTTAAATTCTAAGAATACAAGATTAGAAATATATAACCTTCTAGGAAAACAAGTATTCACTAAAAATTTACAAGACACAAAAGTAGGAATAGATCTAAATGGATTCGCAAAAGGATTTTACATAGTAAAACTAAAATCTAAAACGCAAAATGAAATCACAAAAAAAATTATTATAAAATAA
- a CDS encoding RNA polymerase sigma factor translates to MIRKNSISDSVLVSDYINGKEASLSILINKHQQRLFSFIYSKVQDKDLTEDIFQDTFIKVIRTLKKGNYNEEGKFLPWVMRIAHNLVIDYFRKNNRMPSFKNTDEFDIFSVLHDGSLNAEKQLIQEQIYDDVRELINELPEEQKEVLVMRMYKDMSFKEISENTGVSINTALGRMRYALINMRKLIEKHNIILVN, encoded by the coding sequence ATGATACGTAAAAATTCGATTTCAGATAGCGTTTTAGTTAGCGATTATATAAATGGTAAAGAAGCTTCTTTATCTATATTAATTAATAAACACCAACAACGTTTATTTAGCTTTATTTACAGTAAAGTGCAAGACAAAGACTTAACAGAAGATATTTTTCAGGATACCTTTATAAAAGTAATTAGAACTTTAAAAAAAGGAAATTACAACGAAGAAGGTAAGTTTTTACCTTGGGTAATGCGTATTGCGCATAATTTAGTGATTGATTATTTTAGAAAGAATAATAGAATGCCTTCTTTTAAAAACACAGACGAGTTTGATATTTTTTCGGTATTACATGACGGAAGCCTAAATGCCGAAAAACAATTAATACAAGAACAGATTTATGATGATGTTAGAGAGCTTATAAATGAACTTCCAGAAGAACAAAAAGAAGTGTTGGTTATGCGAATGTATAAAGACATGAGTTTTAAGGAGATTAGCGAAAATACAGGTGTTAGTATTAATACCGCCTTGGGTAGAATGCGTTATGCATTAATAAATATGCGTAAATTAATAGAAAAGCATAACATTATTTTAGTGAATTAG
- a CDS encoding SDR family oxidoreductase — MENILVAGANGTTGKKIVDLLATSQYFNPVAMVRKESQKKQFEDKNITTVLADLEKDVSHTTENIDKIIFAAGSGGKNVEAVDQEGAKKLIDAGRKSNVRKFVMLSSMGADNPESLEELKDYLKAKQNADIYLKASSLTYSIVRPGALTDEKGNGKIELSSKLNKSGEISRDDVAQTLVHALHDSAAINNTFEIIKGETLIGKAIPS; from the coding sequence ATGGAAAATATATTAGTAGCAGGTGCAAATGGTACCACAGGAAAAAAGATCGTAGATTTATTAGCAACATCACAATATTTTAACCCGGTTGCTATGGTTCGTAAAGAAAGTCAGAAAAAGCAATTTGAAGATAAAAACATAACAACTGTTTTAGCCGATTTAGAAAAAGATGTTTCACATACAACAGAAAACATCGATAAAATAATATTTGCTGCAGGTTCTGGTGGAAAAAATGTGGAAGCAGTAGATCAAGAAGGAGCAAAAAAGTTGATAGATGCTGGGAGAAAATCGAACGTTAGAAAATTTGTAATGCTAAGTTCTATGGGAGCAGATAACCCAGAAAGTTTAGAAGAACTTAAAGATTATTTAAAGGCAAAGCAAAATGCAGATATCTATTTAAAAGCAAGTAGCCTAACATATTCTATTGTAAGACCAGGTGCTTTAACAGACGAGAAAGGAAATGGTAAAATTGAATTGAGCAGTAAATTAAATAAATCTGGCGAAATTAGTAGAGATGACGTTGCACAAACTTTAGTACATGCTTTACATGATTCCGCAGCAATTAATAATACTTTTGAAATAATAAAAGGCGAAACTTTAATTGGGAAGGCAATTCCTAGTTAG
- the nth gene encoding endonuclease III: MNKQEKVQFVIDTLEEKYPEIPIPLDHKDPYTLLIAVLLSAQCTDVRVNKITPLLFAKADNPFDMIKMSVEEIKAIIRPCGLSPMKSKGIYGLSKILIEKYNGEVPQSFEGLEELPAVGHKTAGVVMSQAFGVPAFPIDTHILRLMYRWNLSNGKSVVQTEKDAKRLFPKELWNDLHLQIIWYGREYSPARGWNLENDLITKTIGRKTVLDDYYKTKKTP, from the coding sequence ATGAACAAACAAGAAAAAGTGCAATTTGTAATAGATACACTTGAAGAAAAATATCCAGAAATTCCTATTCCATTAGATCATAAAGATCCTTATACCTTGTTAATTGCTGTTTTATTATCTGCGCAATGTACAGATGTTCGTGTAAATAAAATTACACCTCTTTTGTTCGCTAAAGCAGATAATCCTTTTGATATGATTAAAATGTCTGTGGAAGAAATTAAGGCCATAATTCGTCCTTGCGGTTTATCTCCAATGAAATCGAAAGGTATTTACGGTTTGTCTAAAATTCTGATTGAAAAATATAACGGAGAAGTACCACAAAGTTTTGAAGGGCTAGAAGAACTGCCTGCTGTTGGCCATAAAACAGCCGGTGTAGTTATGAGTCAGGCTTTTGGTGTACCAGCTTTCCCTATAGACACTCATATATTACGTTTAATGTATCGTTGGAATTTATCGAACGGAAAAAGCGTTGTGCAAACCGAAAAAGATGCTAAAAGATTGTTCCCAAAAGAATTATGGAACGATTTACACTTACAAATTATTTGGTACGGTAGAGAATATTCACCTGCAAGAGGTTGGAATTTAGAAAATGACCTTATTACCAAAACAATTGGTAGAAAAACGGTTTTAGATGACTATTATAAAACAAAAAAAACACCTTAG
- a CDS encoding HmuY family protein, which translates to MTNKFLTFILCAAVFSFTSCNSEDTPIAPIIVVIDGAAVSPEVGGPNEPNQVYIDLSTNTSTPVRRDSWDLGFYGGSEFRVVLNGAIYMAVAKLKSTDIDAVNASSAEVQELQPKVAVGTFDAENTAYVDTPDGTVTNTAIAEISTSNTNNNVYLLNLGEEIGTETPATGSVDISDDARGWKKIRILKNGNNYVLQYADLDATTHKEVTISKSETHTFTYFSFTTESEIMVAPKKANWDLNFTVFTNEIKGYGSYGYSDFVTNNTKSEAKVYMIDIEATSFTYNSFSLTDVDNSNFTNDQRSIGSSWRNGGGPGSLPSLKENVFYVVNDTDGNLYKLQFLAFTNEAGERGYPKFVYSLLQ; encoded by the coding sequence ATGACAAACAAATTTTTAACTTTTATTTTATGTGCAGCTGTATTTTCTTTTACAAGTTGTAATTCAGAAGATACGCCAATAGCACCAATAATTGTAGTGATTGATGGCGCAGCAGTTTCACCAGAAGTTGGTGGACCAAATGAACCAAACCAAGTTTATATAGATTTAAGTACAAATACTTCTACACCAGTGCGAAGAGATTCTTGGGATTTAGGTTTTTATGGTGGTTCAGAATTTAGAGTAGTATTAAATGGAGCTATTTATATGGCAGTAGCAAAATTAAAATCAACAGATATAGATGCTGTTAATGCTAGTTCTGCGGAGGTACAAGAACTACAGCCTAAAGTAGCTGTTGGTACTTTTGATGCTGAAAATACGGCTTATGTAGATACTCCAGACGGAACAGTAACAAACACAGCTATAGCAGAAATTTCTACTTCAAATACAAATAATAATGTGTATCTATTAAATTTAGGAGAAGAAATTGGTACTGAAACTCCTGCTACAGGAAGTGTAGATATTTCTGATGATGCTAGAGGGTGGAAAAAAATAAGAATTTTAAAAAATGGAAATAATTATGTTTTACAATACGCAGATTTAGATGCTACGACTCATAAAGAAGTAACTATTTCTAAAAGTGAAACGCATACTTTTACTTATTTCAGTTTTACTACAGAAAGTGAAATTATGGTTGCTCCAAAAAAGGCAAATTGGGATTTGAATTTCACTGTTTTTACAAATGAAATTAAGGGCTATGGTTCTTATGGATATTCAGATTTTGTTACAAATAATACAAAATCAGAAGCTAAAGTTTATATGATTGACATAGAGGCAACTTCTTTTACTTATAACAGCTTTTCTTTAACAGATGTAGATAATTCAAACTTTACAAATGACCAACGTAGCATAGGAAGTAGTTGGAGAAATGGAGGTGGACCAGGAAGTTTACCATCCTTAAAAGAAAATGTATTTTACGTTGTAAATGATACAGATGGTAATTTATATAAACTACAGTTTTTAGCTTTCACAAATGAAGCAGGAGAGCGAGGATATCCTAAATTTGTATACAGTTTATTACAATAA